GCGCATGAACCGCGCCTACTCGGCCGCATTTCTGGGCTGGGGGCACGCGCCCGAGCGCGTCTGGCGTCAGGCTGAGCCGGACCCGGCCGCCCTGGCCGACTGGCTGCGGCGAATGGAGCCGGATGTTGTTATTGGCGACTGCGACAAGTGGATCAATGACCCGCCGTTGAAGGATTCGGGTTGCGACTATATTTCGCTGGACGTGCGCGAGTGGGAGGGGCCGATTGCGGGTATCTACCAGAGCACGGCCCGTATCGCCATGTGCGCGGTCGATCTGCTGATTCGCGCCCGCCTGATGCACGAGCACGGTGTGCCTTCGGAGCCGCTTGTCATGCTCACGACCGGTATCTGGCACGAGGGAAAAAGCCTCCGCTCGCGGCAGGGCAAACGGCGGGCTGCCTCCCGTCCGGTTTTTAAAAGTGCCTGAGCCGAAGCGCGTTCTTTTTTAACCACAGAGGGCACGAAAGACACAGAGTTTTTTTGAAGGAACGAAGTTCCGTCTCAAAAGTTTTTTGGGGAGAGCGCGAGAGGATTTTTTTTCAAAAAACACCCTCTCGCATAACCCTCAAATCTACTTTGAACCAATAATCGCCGCCGGGCTATTTGTGTACGCGCAGTTCGAGAGCGGCGAGTTCGGCAGGCTGCCAGCCTTCGGGCAGGGGTTCGAGGGTGAGCCGGAACGTGCCGGGGCGGGGGAGGGGGAGTTGTCCGAGCGGGGACATCCCCGGTACGGTCCCGCCGGGGATGGCGACTTCCTGCGACTCCTCGCCGATGCTGACCCGGAGCCGGGCTTCGGCTGGGGCCGTGAGCCAGTCGGCGGAGATTTCGACCGTGCCTGCCGTGGCGCTTTCAAAGTCCCAACTGAGGTGCGTTTGCGGGTCGGTCCACTCGCGGATGGCGGGGCGGTCGGCGTCGAGGTCGAGCACGGCCTGACCGCCGTAGGAGCGGTTGTGCAGGCTGGCCTGCCAGGCGGGGAGGCAAATGCGTCCGTCGCTGGCGGGACGGGGGAGGGAGGAGAGGATTTTTAACTCCCCCTTCAGGCGGAGCCGGACGACGCTGACGTCTGCGTCGGGCGCGTCGAGCGGGACGAGGATGAGCGCGTCGTTGCCCTGACGGGCGGTTTTCAACGGTTCACCTCCGGCCAGAAGTCGTGCCTCGGCGATCTCCGAACACAGGCCGGGGACGGGCAGCGAGCCGTTGCGCGGCCAGCGGAAAACATGCAGATAAAGGAAGGTCTGGCCGTTGTGGTCGCGACGGGTGCAGCGGCCCCACGGGAGTTTGGCAAAGGGGCTGGCATGCGCGTCGTCGATGGACTCGGCGTTGGTGTCCATCCAGCGCCCGACCGCCTCCAGTCGCTCGCGGCAGGGGGTGGGGATGCGGCCCTGACCGTCGGGGCCGATGTTGAGGAGGAAGTTGCCGCCCTTGGAGACGGTGTCCACCAGTTGGCGGATGAGGGTGCGGGGGGATTTCCAGTTGTGGTCGTGCTCCTTATAGCCCCAGGTGTCGTTGACGGTCATACAGACCTCGAAGTCGCGCCCCTTTAGCCCGGTGGCGGGGATGAACTGCTCGGGCGTCTCGGTGTCGCCGCTGAAGGCGTTCGGACGGTCGGGGTCGAGGAGACGGTTGTTGGTGATGATGCCGGGCTGGAGCCGCAGCAGGTCGCGGAAGGCGGCGGCGTGCTCCGGGGTCATTCCGATGGGCGTGTCCCACCAGAAAATGTCAATCGGTCCGTAGCGGGTCAGTAATTCGGACACCTGTGGCAGGGCGATATTCTTTAAATACGCGTCGAAGTCCCCCTCTTGTGCCGGGTCCCAGCGGCCCGCGCCGGGGGTGCCGCCGGACCAGGGTGCGGTGGGGTCGTTTCTGCCGTTGAAGGCCGCTCCGCCGGGGTGGGTCCAGTCCTGAGCTTGCGAATAGTAAAGGCCGAAGCGGATGCCCCGGCGGGCACAAGCGGCGGCCAACTCGGCCACCACGTCGCGGCCAAAGGGAGCCCCGTCCACGATATTATAGTCGCTGACGGCGGACTTGAACATGGCGAATCCGTCGTGGTGCTTGGTGGTGAAAATAAGGTACTTCTGTCCCGTGCGTTCGGCGAGGGCGGCCCAGTCGTCGGCGTCGAATTCGACCGGATTGAAACCGCGGGCGACGCGGGCGTAGTCGGCGACAGGGATTTGGGCATTGTACATGATCCACTCGCCCACGCCGTGGCCGATACCGTCGTCAATGCGTTTGCCGCGCCATTGCCCGCCGAGCAGAGAGTAGGGACCCCAGTGGATGAACATGCCGAAGCGCACCCGCCGCCACCAGGCCAGCCGACGGGCCTCAGCGTTTGCCACCGGGGCAGGGGTTGTGTGGCGGGCCGGGGTGGCGGTTTCGTTCAGGGTGGCGTTCATGGTCATTACAGTGGGAGGTTGGGCACTCAAGTGCAGTTGCATGCTGCGTACTTCTGGTTTGGGCGAAGTGCTCCCGTGCAGATCGCCATCTTGGAATGAAAGTAAAATATTATTTTCGTTATTTCAACTAAAAGTTTTAGCATATTTTTCTTAATTCATTGTTAACTATTTGATTATGGATAAGCATTAATTTCACGAAAGTACTTGCGTAAATTTAAAAAATGGTTCACGTTCCTGACATGGTTTCACTGAACAGGATCTCGGAGATTTGCGGCGTTTCGCTGGGAACCGTCTCCAAGGCTCTCAGCGGCAAGCCGGGTGTCGGCGACGCCACTCGCGAGCGTATCCTGAGTGTTGCCCGCGAGCACAATTACCGCCCGAACCGGCTGGTTCACGCTATCCAGCGGGGCCGGAGCATGATGGTTGGGGTGACGTGCAGTCAGTTCGATGATGAGTTTGCCGGAAATATCGTGGCGGGCATGTTCGAGGCCCTTTATCAGGACCACTACGACGCCATGGTCATCCAGTGGGAGCGCAGCGTGCAGGACGGCGTCCGCGCGCTGAGCAATCTGGCCGGACGCCGCGTTGACGGTATTTTGATGTTCCCCCCGGCGGCTTACCCCGAGGGAGCCTACCTGGATGAGCTTCGCTCTTTTCCCAATCCCATCGTGGTGGTGGACCAGACCTGGCCCGGCTGTGGTTACGACCTGGTCGGTAGTCAGGACGTGGAGGGGGCGTTCGCCGCGACCGAGCACCTGATCGAGCTCGGCCACCGCCGGATCGCCCACCTGGGCTTTTTGCACGGGAGCACCGGCCGGGATCGCCTGAAGGGTTTTCAGGACGCGATGATTCGCCACGGCGTGGCTATTCACGAAAAGTGGTTGCGCGACTTGCAATCCTACCCCTCGGAGGAACCTTACGCGTTGACCCGTGAACTGCTTTCCGGCCCCGACCGGCCAACCGCCATCATGGCCTTCAACGACGAAGTGGCCCTGCAGGCGCTCGCTGCCGCCGCCGACCTGGGGTTAAGCGTGCCGGGAGATTTGTCGATTACTGGATTTGGTGACCTGAGCGTTGTGCGCCACGTGCGCCCGCAGATAACCACCGTTACGCAGGACCCCCGCGAGATCGGTCGCCGCGCCGCGAAGCTTTTGATCAAACGCATCGAAGAAAAACACGAAAACCAAGCGGCCCCTGCGGCAATGCAGGACCGGTTGCCCGCGCGCCTGCTTGTGCGCCAGTCAACGGGTCCATGCCCGACGGCCACCTAACCCCGACACCCCCATGCCCCCTCGTCTCCATACCCCCCTTACCCGACGCGCCTTTTCCCTGATCGAACTGCTGGTCGTCGTCGCTATTCTGGGCCTCCTCAGTGGCATCCTCTTCAGTGTGCTGACGCATGTGCGCACGATGTCGGCGGAGACCCAGTGCGCGAGCAACCTGCGCGAGCTTTCCCGTATGGCCAGTCTCCAGTCGATGGAGAATGGCGGCTGGGTGCCGCAGGCCCGTTGGTATGACGACCTTCGCGCAGCCCGCCCGAACCTGCGTGACTACGGCCTGACCGAGGAGCTTATCCAGTGTCCGGCGACGGAGCTTCCCTTGTCCTACGGGATCAACATCAATCTGGTGGCGGGCAGTAGCTCAGGTGCTCAATGGGGAGCGGGCGATGTCCAGTTTTGGCAGCGTGGACGCTATAAAATAGCTGAGTTGGATCCGGTCCATACTCTTTTGTTCGCTGATACATTTGGAACAACCACCGGCTATTACGTCGTCAATGATCTGCACGCAGACTACCGGCACAGCGGGAAGATGCAGGCTTCGTTTATCGACGGCCACGTTGAGAAGCTTACAGCCGAAGACCTGACCGAACGGGGCGGATTGAGAAATGGCATCCCGAATTGAGGCACTTTTTATGATTTTACCCATGACCAACCACACGCTGCGCCGAACCTTCCGGCTCAGCGCCCTGCTCCTGCTGGCGGCAAATGTCGCCTCTGCCCAGATGCCCCCGGCTCCGGTCATCCTGACCGAAGACGGCTTCGAGGGCGTGCCAGCCTACATCCCGGACTGGGGCGCGGGCTATCAGGGCGTTTACAAGCCCGCCACCGGCTGGAAGGAACCCTTCACCGTGAAGCTCGACCGTGAAGACCCTCACTCCGGATTGGCCTGCATGCGGGTCGAGTTTAACGGGGCGGGGGAGGACCTGATCCGCATTCACAGCAAGGGCATCCCCGTGCCCGAAGCGCTGCGCGGGAAAAACATCCGGGTCGAGGCCTACGTGCGCAGCGAGGGCATCGCCTCTGGCAGCATCGGGCTGGGCATCCTCCAGAAAGACGCGGGCGGAAAGACACTCGGCTATCTCGGGCTCAATGAAAAACTGGCTCCGGTCGCAGCGGGCAACGAGTGGCAAAAGATCACCGCCCAGGGCAAGCTCAACAGCAACGCCGCCAGCCTCATTCTCATGCTGACCGCCGATGCGACCACCGGCCCAGGCCAGCTCTGGGTCGATGATGTCATCGTCCTGTCCGCCGATTAAGTTCCCACCGCCAGACCTATGCTTTTTTCCAAAAATATTTCCCGCCTTTTTATTGCCAGCGTCGCGTTCGGGCTTGCCTGCGCCGCTGATGTCGCTGCCGCTCCCGCGCTCACTCTCAGTTCGGAGGCGCGGGACAATGTCTTTCTGGCCGACAGCGGCCAGATGCGGCTCAAGCTCGACGGGTTTTCCGGAGACGTGGCAGGCACGGTTGTAGTGACGGATGAATACGGAGATGAACGTGAGCGGCTGCCCGTTTCCGGAAACCCGGCCGAGATCGTTATCGAGCTGCCGTCGAAGGGCTATTACCACCTAGCCGCCACCGTCAAGGACGCGGACGGAAACGTGCAGCAGGCCGAGGCCAGCGCCGCCGTCATCGGTGCGGCTCTCTCGGATGAGGAGCGCATGCAGTCCTTTCTGGGGCTGTGGAATGTCCACGGTGACAAGGAAATGGTGGCTGCCGCCGGGGCGCGTTTCAACCGCCGGATGACGGCCATTTTTAAATACGACCGCGACTTCCTGCGCTACGCCGACCCGTCGGTGAAGCCGGAAAAGCCCGTTGCCCCGAGTGATGAGCCGGAGTTCAGCGACATCGGAGTGATCTCGTTCGGGCTGCCGATGTGGATGCTCGACCCCGAGGACGGCAAGGGCAAGCACTCCTTTGGCAACCC
The DNA window shown above is from Ruficoccus amylovorans and carries:
- a CDS encoding alpha-L-fucosidase — protein: MNATLNETATPARHTTPAPVANAEARRLAWWRRVRFGMFIHWGPYSLLGGQWRGKRIDDGIGHGVGEWIMYNAQIPVADYARVARGFNPVEFDADDWAALAERTGQKYLIFTTKHHDGFAMFKSAVSDYNIVDGAPFGRDVVAELAAACARRGIRFGLYYSQAQDWTHPGGAAFNGRNDPTAPWSGGTPGAGRWDPAQEGDFDAYLKNIALPQVSELLTRYGPIDIFWWDTPIGMTPEHAAAFRDLLRLQPGIITNNRLLDPDRPNAFSGDTETPEQFIPATGLKGRDFEVCMTVNDTWGYKEHDHNWKSPRTLIRQLVDTVSKGGNFLLNIGPDGQGRIPTPCRERLEAVGRWMDTNAESIDDAHASPFAKLPWGRCTRRDHNGQTFLYLHVFRWPRNGSLPVPGLCSEIAEARLLAGGEPLKTARQGNDALILVPLDAPDADVSVVRLRLKGELKILSSLPRPASDGRICLPAWQASLHNRSYGGQAVLDLDADRPAIREWTDPQTHLSWDFESATAGTVEISADWLTAPAEARLRVSIGEESQEVAIPGGTVPGMSPLGQLPLPRPGTFRLTLEPLPEGWQPAELAALELRVHK
- a CDS encoding LacI family DNA-binding transcriptional regulator; the protein is MVSLNRISEICGVSLGTVSKALSGKPGVGDATRERILSVAREHNYRPNRLVHAIQRGRSMMVGVTCSQFDDEFAGNIVAGMFEALYQDHYDAMVIQWERSVQDGVRALSNLAGRRVDGILMFPPAAYPEGAYLDELRSFPNPIVVVDQTWPGCGYDLVGSQDVEGAFAATEHLIELGHRRIAHLGFLHGSTGRDRLKGFQDAMIRHGVAIHEKWLRDLQSYPSEEPYALTRELLSGPDRPTAIMAFNDEVALQALAAAADLGLSVPGDLSITGFGDLSVVRHVRPQITTVTQDPREIGRRAAKLLIKRIEEKHENQAAPAAMQDRLPARLLVRQSTGPCPTAT
- a CDS encoding type II secretion system protein, coding for MPPRLHTPLTRRAFSLIELLVVVAILGLLSGILFSVLTHVRTMSAETQCASNLRELSRMASLQSMENGGWVPQARWYDDLRAARPNLRDYGLTEELIQCPATELPLSYGININLVAGSSSGAQWGAGDVQFWQRGRYKIAELDPVHTLLFADTFGTTTGYYVVNDLHADYRHSGKMQASFIDGHVEKLTAEDLTERGGLRNGIPN